The Corynebacterium occultum sequence CTCCTCTTGATCCTGGTGGGTCTAGGGGGATGGTTCCTCTTCTTCTCCTTAGTTGAGATGGATTTCTTTGACTGGATGGATGCGAATCTGCCCATCTGGGCCGTTTTCCCCATCTTCACGCTCATGATGGGCGGTGTCTTCATCGGAGTTGCTGCCCTGGCCTTCTCGGCGCTCTTCGACGCCGGAAAGTGGTGGGTCCAGGTTCTACTGATCGCCGCCGGAGTCGGCTTCCACCAGCTGGCACAGTGGTGGTTCTGGGCGGATCGGGGCCAGCCGATCATCTTCCACCCCGGCTACCTCCTGGTGTTCCTGGGGTACGCGGCGATCTTCTCAGGGGTTGTCTCGCTGGTGTGGGGACTGGTGCGTCGCTCACCGGTGACCCGCCCGGGCCCCGGACGCCGCTTCCTGGTGTTCGGGAGGTGGCTGCGCCGGTTCTGGCCCCTGCTGGCGCTCATCGCGCTGGGGGTGGGGATCTGGGTGGGCGTGTCCAACTGGTGGGAGTCCCGCCCCGATCCGGTCCTGCGCAGTATCAGCGGGCAGGGGTCCGCTGCCACCGATCTCTCCTCCCACTATGAAGGAAATTGGGACACCTGGGAGATAGTGTGTCCCAGCGAGTACCCCCAGTTCTCGCCGGATGAAATGGGGATCATGCTCGTCGGCCCGGGCGATCAACATGAGCTCCACCGCTATCCTCGGGATCGCCTGGATGGCTGCACACAGGATGTCGATCCCGGCCCTCATCCCGCAGACCAGCACATGCTCACCGAGGGCACGGAGCCGGCGGTCATCGTGGACCGTTTGTCCCGCACCTCCTGAGGGATATGCGCCTCAGGATCCTGGCGCCCCACAGAATGGGCCTGGCCATGACAAAACACGCAGTCCCCACAATCCGAAGTGGATTGTGGGGACTGCGTTTAACTGCGACCCTGACGGGACTTGAACCCGCGACCTCCGCCGTGACAGGGCGGCGCGCTAACCAACTGCGCCACAGGGCCTTATTCATTTCGAGAACCCACCAAAGTGGATCTTCGTACTCCCAACGGGATTCGAACCCGTGTCGCCGCCGTGAAAGGGCGGTGTCCTAGGCCCCTAGACGATGGGAGCTCGCTTAGAACGAACCAACTGGGTTGGCTGCACTCGGCTGGATAGAAATATACTTCAGAGTCAGCAGAAGCACAAAATCGCCCCCTGAACATGGGTTTTTCTCCCACCCCACATCCAGCCGCAACCCTGGGACGACAGGGTGCCGGACATGCTCTCCGTGGAGCCCCTCTCCCCGTCCCCAACTTCAGCCACCCTCGCCCTGACTCACTGTCCCACCACCCACACTCCCCTACTCCAAAATACCTCCCTAGGGTATAATTACCAGCACCTATGTTCCATCATCCGCTGCCGATTTTTCGGCCACCCACCGACAACGCCAGTCCCCAACCGCCGTCTCGGCACCAGCTGCCATCCCGGTCACAAACCGGTCCAGGGAAGGAAATTTCATGAGTACCCAGCACACCCCGAATAAGTCCGATTCTTCCGATGTCGCCTCCGAGACCCCTCCCCGGCATCTCCAGGACACCCCAACCCCCCCGGAAACCGGAGATGACTGCCACACCCACGGCTATGTCCAGGACAAGAAAAAGTACCTGGCCAGACTGCGACGCATCGAGGGCCAGACCCGCGGCATCCACCGCATGATCGATGAAGACCAGTACTGCATCGACATCCTCACCCAGATCAGTGCGGTGAACTCGGCGCTGGAGAATGTGGCGCTGGCCCTCCTGGAGGATCACCTCAGCCACTGTGTCACCCACGCTGCGGAAGAGGGCGGCACCGTAGCCGAGGAGAAGCTGGCTGAGGCGGCAAAGGCTATCCGCCGCCTGGTTAAGTCCTGATATTTTCCTGTCGGTTTCCGTTGATCCCGGAAATCAGGCCGCCAGCTCGCTGAGTCTCGGTAAGTTGGGAATTATCCGTCGGTTTCCCAGACGGGGAACACCTCGATGAAGTCAACCAGGATCAAAAACTCAGGAAGTGGTGCGAGATGGGTATCTTCGACAAGGCCAAGGAAGCCCTCAAGAACGAGCAGCTGACTGACAACGCTCTGGATAAGGTTGAGGACCTGGCCAGGCGCAAGCTCGGTGCAGATAAGGCAGACCAGATCAAACGAGTTCGCGATCAGGTCGATGAGCGGGTCGGAGAGGGCAACCCGCAGCCCAATCAGACACAGCAGCCCAACCAGGCCCAGCGTGGCGATAATCCGGAGGAATATCCGGAAACGGGACGTTAAACCCGCCCCGCCCCCCCTGATGCCCGGCATCATCATCATGATGGTGCCGGGCATCAGGCATTCCAGGGATCCCCTTTTCAGCCCTGCATCAACCCCTGCAGAAGAAACCGGTAGCCAGGTTCCCGGCACATCCCCCCGCACAACGACCCCCAGGGGATCCCCCATCCCTCAGTGCAGATAGGAGCGTTCCCGCACCGCCCGGGCACTCCAGCGCCCCTCACGGTGCTCCACCTGGATGGGGTGGTGGAAAGCCCGGCTGATGTTCTCGGTGTTGAGCACCTCATGCACCGGGCCCGCCGCCGGGATCAGCCCATCGGAGATCAACACTGCATGGGTTGTGGATTCTGGTAATTCCTCCAGATGATGGGTCACCAGAATCGAGGTGAGCCCGGGGCGGGCATGGTTCAGGTCGTCCAGAGTCCCCAGCAGCTGTTCCCGGGCGGCCACATCCAACCCGGTGGAGGGCTCATCAAGCAGCAGGAGTTCCGGCTCTGCGATCAGTGCCCGGGCAATGAGTGCGCGACCTCTTTCCCCCTGGGAGAGGGTGGGCCAGATTTCATCGGAGATGGAGCCCAGCCCCAGCAGCTCCACTTCCGCAGCAGCACGCTCAAGCTGTTGAGGGGCGGGTTCCCAGTACATGGGCAGGTCGATGGTTCCGGTGATGCCGGTGAGCACCACCTGGGTGACAGTCAGCGGGGAATGCAGCCGGTGACGGGGGTTGACGTGGCCGATATTGCGACGCAGGGCGGCCATGTCCACCCTGCCGAGCCGGTTACCGAGCACCTCGACGGTCCCGCTCGTCGGAAAGCTCTCTGCCGCGCAGAAACCGAGGATGGTGGACTTGCCGGCCCCGTTGGGTCCGAGCATCGCCCAGTGTTCCCCACGGCCGATGCACAGTGAGGCTCCATGGATGATGTCCTTTCCGTTACGTCGGAAGGTGACATTGTCCAGGTTGATCACGGTGCTCATCGGTGCTCCAGGATTAGTTGGGGGCGAGGGCGTGAGGGGGACGCTCCAGTCCCTCCCCGACCGCTGCCGAGGGGTCAGTGCCCAGTTCGATGATCCGGTTGTCGGAGTCGACGTGGACGATCGAGGGCTGGAACTTGCGGGCCTCCTCAGTACTCATCTGAGCGTAGGTGATCAGGATGACGGTGTCCCCGATATCAATGAGATGGGCGGCCGCACCGTTGATGCCGAGCACCCCGGAGCCTCGTTCCCCGGCGATGGTGTAGGTCTCCAGGCGCGCCCCGTTGGTCACGTCCACGATGGCCACCAGTTCCCCAGGCAGGATGTCTGCGGCATCAAGCAGATCCTGGTCGACGGTCACCGAACCTACATAATGCAGGTCGGCGTGAGTCACAGTGGCACGGTGAATCTTGGACTTGAACATGGTGCGGGTCATTGATCCCATTATCTCTCCATCCCTCGAGCTGGTTGGGGTGGATTGTATACCCCTGGACGGTTTCTCCCCCA is a genomic window containing:
- a CDS encoding metal-sensitive transcriptional regulator, coding for MSTQHTPNKSDSSDVASETPPRHLQDTPTPPETGDDCHTHGYVQDKKKYLARLRRIEGQTRGIHRMIDEDQYCIDILTQISAVNSALENVALALLEDHLSHCVTHAAEEGGTVAEEKLAEAAKAIRRLVKS
- a CDS encoding antitoxin codes for the protein MGIFDKAKEALKNEQLTDNALDKVEDLARRKLGADKADQIKRVRDQVDERVGEGNPQPNQTQQPNQAQRGDNPEEYPETGR
- a CDS encoding ABC transporter ATP-binding protein, encoding MSTVINLDNVTFRRNGKDIIHGASLCIGRGEHWAMLGPNGAGKSTILGFCAAESFPTSGTVEVLGNRLGRVDMAALRRNIGHVNPRHRLHSPLTVTQVVLTGITGTIDLPMYWEPAPQQLERAAAEVELLGLGSISDEIWPTLSQGERGRALIARALIAEPELLLLDEPSTGLDVAAREQLLGTLDDLNHARPGLTSILVTHHLEELPESTTHAVLISDGLIPAAGPVHEVLNTENISRAFHHPIQVEHREGRWSARAVRERSYLH
- the panD gene encoding aspartate 1-decarboxylase; amino-acid sequence: MTRTMFKSKIHRATVTHADLHYVGSVTVDQDLLDAADILPGELVAIVDVTNGARLETYTIAGERGSGVLGINGAAAHLIDIGDTVILITYAQMSTEEARKFQPSIVHVDSDNRIIELGTDPSAAVGEGLERPPHALAPN